The Malus domestica chromosome 10, GDT2T_hap1 genome contains a region encoding:
- the LOC103445782 gene encoding G-type lectin S-receptor-like serine/threonine-protein kinase At4g27290 isoform X1, translated as MNLMENPLKASTKMCLLLFYSSLLLIIAALFSAADDATSTFQSIADGETIVSDGGTFELGFFSPGALKNRYVGIWYKKISVTTIVWVANRDTPVTDSSGVLKVTNPGLLVLLSHNMSTVWSSNTSRTAQNPVARLLDSGNLVVIDGSDVDPENYLWQSFDYPGDTFLPGAKLGRNTVTGFNWHFRSWKSPQDPSHGNYTYQLGPKGYAEKFVREGSVIKFRSGPWTGVHFQFSGTPQLNTNPIYTYSLVSEPDEIYYSYKLHNNSILSRVVLTSDGIVRRYTWIDRTKGWLLQLIAQIDNCDNYALCGVYGACNIEKAPVCSCLKGFKPKYPKEWDLVDWSNGCVRNAPLNCSGDVFIQYSGIKLPSTEQSWHNRSMNLKECEMVCRKNCSCTAYTNLDIRDGGSGCLMWYGDLIDIRYFAENGQDIYIRMAASELDHEDDTKINAQYSESNVKKMRIIVTSIVLSTGLLILGLALLYVWKKKCKKDGKLRSNQKEDLELPLFDLSDVVCATSDFSNHNKLGEGGFGSVFKGTLKDGQEIAVKRLSKHSRQGLNEFKNEVTHIAKLQHRNLVKLLGCCIQEDEMMLIYEFMPNKSLDFFIFDQRKSILLDWPKRFDIINGIARGLLYLHQDSRLRVIHRDLKGGNILLDGEFNAKISDFGLARSFGGNETSAKTKKVVGTYGYMSPEYAIDGCYSIKSDVYSFGVMVLEIVNGKRNRGFSHPGHNLNLLGHAWNLYTEGMSNELLDTSVGDSSNQHEVLRSIHVGLLCVQRNPEDRPSMLAAVLMLSGESALPQPQKPGFYSERDLDDNNVDPCANKVTFSANEVSFSLLEAR; from the exons ATGAATTTAATGGAAAATCCATTGAAAGCTTCAACTAAGATGTGCTTGCTTCTTTTCTACTCTTCTTTGCTGCTCATCATCGCAGCGCTATTCTCTGCAGCCGATGACGCCACAAGCACATTTCAGTCCATTGCAGATGGTGAGACCATAGTCTCAGATGGTGGCACCTTTGAGCTTGGTTTTTTCAGTCCCGGTGCTTTGAAAAACCGCTACGTTGGGATATGGTACAAGAAGATATCTGTTACAACCATTGTATGGGTTGCCAACAGAGACACACCCGTCACTGATTCATCCGGCGTTCTGAAGGTCACCAACCCCGGACTTCTTGTCCTTCTCAGCCACAATATGAGCACGGTTTGGTCCTCCAACACATCGAGAACTGCACAGAATCCAGTGGCACGTCTTTTGGATTCGGGTAATCTTGTCGTCATAGATGGGAGTGATGTTGACCCTGAGAATTATCTGTGGCAAAGTTTTGACTACCCGGGCGATACATTCTTACCAGGTGCAAAGCTTGGTAGGAACACAGTTACAGGCTTCAATTGGCATTTTAGATCATGGAAAAGTCCTCAGGATCCTTCTCATGGAAATTATACATATCAACTTGGTCCCAAAGGATATGCAGAAAAATTTGTGAGGGAAGGTTCAGTCATAAAATTTCGGTCTGGACCATGGACTGGAGTCCATTTCCAGTTCAGTGGAACGCCTCAGTTAAATACAAACCCCATATACACATACAGTCTTGTTTCTGAGCCTGATGAAATTTACTATAGTTACAAGCTTCACAACAACTCTATCCTTTCGAGGGTGGTGTTAACTTCAGATGGAATTGTGCGGCGCTACACATGGATTGATAGAACCAAAGGTTGGCTGCTTCAACTAATAGCACAAATTGATAACTGTGACAACTATGCATTATGTGGTGTATATGGTGCATGTAACATTGAAAAGGCCCCGGTATGTAGCTGCTTGAAAGGATTTAAACCAAAGTATCCTAAAGAATGGGATTTGGTGGATTGGTCTAATGGCTGTGTGAGAAATGCTCCGCTGAATTGCAGTGGAGACGTGTTCATACAGTACTCGGGGATCAAATTGCCTAGCACAGAACAGTCCTGGCATAACAGAAGCATGAACCTCAAGGAATGTGAGATGGTGTGCAGAAAGAACTGCTCCTGCACAGCTTATACAAATTTGGATATCCGGGATGGAGGAAGCGGGTGCTTGATGTGGTACGGTGATCTGATTGACATAAGATACTTTGCTGAAAACGGGCAAGACATTTATATAAGAATGGCCGCTTCAGAACTAG ATCATGAAGACGATACAAAGATCAACGCTCAATACTCTGAATCCAATGTGAAGAAAATGAGGATCATAGTAACCAGTATCGTGTTGTCTACTGGACTGCTGATCCTGGGCCTTGCCCTGCTCTATGTTTGGAAGAAGAAGTGTAAAAAAGATG GAAAACTGAGGTCCAACcaaaaggaagacctagagttACCATTATTTGACTTAAGTGATGTCGTTTGTGCTAccagtgatttttcaaaccacaATAAGCTTGGAGAAGGTGGTTTCGGATCTGTCTTTAAG GGTACATTGAAAGATGGACAAGAAATAGCTGTGAAAAGGCTCTCCAAACATTCGAGACAAGGACTCAATGAGTTCAAGAATGAGGTTACACATATTGCCAAACTTCAGCACCGGAATCTAGTGAAGCTTCTAGGATGCTGCATTCAAGAAGACGAGATGATGCTGATCTACGAGTTCATGCCTAATAAAAGCTTAGACTTCTTTATTTTCG ATCAAAGAAAAAGCATCTTACTAGATTGGCCTAAGCGTTTTGACATTATTAATGGGATTGCTCGGGGGCTCctctatcttcatcaagattctAGACTGAGAGTAATTCATCGAGATCTCAAAGGCGGTAACATTCTATTGGATGGTGAGTTTAATGCAAAAATTTCAGACTTTGGCCTGGCAAGAAGTTTTGGAGGAAATGAAACTTCGGCTAAGACGAAGAAAGTGGTTGGAACATA TGGTTACATGTCCCCAGAATACGCCATCGATGGGTGCTACTCGATAAAATCCGATGTCTATAGCTTTGGTGTTATGGTGCTCGAGATAGTGAATGGGAAGAGGAACAGAGGATTTTCTCATCCAGGCCACAACCTCAACTTGCTAGGACAT GCATGGAATTTATACACAGAAGGCATGTCTAATGAACTGCTTGATACATCAGTAGGAGACTCTAGTAATCAACATGAAGTTCTGCGATCAATCCATGTGGGTCTTTTATGTGTGCAACGAAATCCGGAAGATAGGCCAAGTATGCTAGCTGCAGTTCTGATGTTGAGTGGTGAAAGTGCATTGCCTCAACCTCAAAAACCTGGTTTTTATAGTGAAAGGGATCTAGATGACAACAATGTTGATCCTTGTGCAAACAAGGTTACATTTTCAGCTAATGAAGTCAGTTTTTCACTACTCGAAGCTCGATAG
- the LOC103445782 gene encoding G-type lectin S-receptor-like serine/threonine-protein kinase At4g27290 isoform X2, translating into MTALFSAADDATSTFQSIADGETIVSDGGTFELGFFSPGALKNRYVGIWYKKISVTTIVWVANRDTPVTDSSGVLKVTNPGLLVLLSHNMSTVWSSNTSRTAQNPVARLLDSGNLVVIDGSDVDPENYLWQSFDYPGDTFLPGAKLGRNTVTGFNWHFRSWKSPQDPSHGNYTYQLGPKGYAEKFVREGSVIKFRSGPWTGVHFQFSGTPQLNTNPIYTYSLVSEPDEIYYSYKLHNNSILSRVVLTSDGIVRRYTWIDRTKGWLLQLIAQIDNCDNYALCGVYGACNIEKAPVCSCLKGFKPKYPKEWDLVDWSNGCVRNAPLNCSGDVFIQYSGIKLPSTEQSWHNRSMNLKECEMVCRKNCSCTAYTNLDIRDGGSGCLMWYGDLIDIRYFAENGQDIYIRMAASELDHEDDTKINAQYSESNVKKMRIIVTSIVLSTGLLILGLALLYVWKKKCKKDGKLRSNQKEDLELPLFDLSDVVCATSDFSNHNKLGEGGFGSVFKGTLKDGQEIAVKRLSKHSRQGLNEFKNEVTHIAKLQHRNLVKLLGCCIQEDEMMLIYEFMPNKSLDFFIFDQRKSILLDWPKRFDIINGIARGLLYLHQDSRLRVIHRDLKGGNILLDGEFNAKISDFGLARSFGGNETSAKTKKVVGTYGYMSPEYAIDGCYSIKSDVYSFGVMVLEIVNGKRNRGFSHPGHNLNLLGHAWNLYTEGMSNELLDTSVGDSSNQHEVLRSIHVGLLCVQRNPEDRPSMLAAVLMLSGESALPQPQKPGFYSERDLDDNNVDPCANKVTFSANEVSFSLLEAR; encoded by the exons ATGACAG CGCTATTCTCTGCAGCCGATGACGCCACAAGCACATTTCAGTCCATTGCAGATGGTGAGACCATAGTCTCAGATGGTGGCACCTTTGAGCTTGGTTTTTTCAGTCCCGGTGCTTTGAAAAACCGCTACGTTGGGATATGGTACAAGAAGATATCTGTTACAACCATTGTATGGGTTGCCAACAGAGACACACCCGTCACTGATTCATCCGGCGTTCTGAAGGTCACCAACCCCGGACTTCTTGTCCTTCTCAGCCACAATATGAGCACGGTTTGGTCCTCCAACACATCGAGAACTGCACAGAATCCAGTGGCACGTCTTTTGGATTCGGGTAATCTTGTCGTCATAGATGGGAGTGATGTTGACCCTGAGAATTATCTGTGGCAAAGTTTTGACTACCCGGGCGATACATTCTTACCAGGTGCAAAGCTTGGTAGGAACACAGTTACAGGCTTCAATTGGCATTTTAGATCATGGAAAAGTCCTCAGGATCCTTCTCATGGAAATTATACATATCAACTTGGTCCCAAAGGATATGCAGAAAAATTTGTGAGGGAAGGTTCAGTCATAAAATTTCGGTCTGGACCATGGACTGGAGTCCATTTCCAGTTCAGTGGAACGCCTCAGTTAAATACAAACCCCATATACACATACAGTCTTGTTTCTGAGCCTGATGAAATTTACTATAGTTACAAGCTTCACAACAACTCTATCCTTTCGAGGGTGGTGTTAACTTCAGATGGAATTGTGCGGCGCTACACATGGATTGATAGAACCAAAGGTTGGCTGCTTCAACTAATAGCACAAATTGATAACTGTGACAACTATGCATTATGTGGTGTATATGGTGCATGTAACATTGAAAAGGCCCCGGTATGTAGCTGCTTGAAAGGATTTAAACCAAAGTATCCTAAAGAATGGGATTTGGTGGATTGGTCTAATGGCTGTGTGAGAAATGCTCCGCTGAATTGCAGTGGAGACGTGTTCATACAGTACTCGGGGATCAAATTGCCTAGCACAGAACAGTCCTGGCATAACAGAAGCATGAACCTCAAGGAATGTGAGATGGTGTGCAGAAAGAACTGCTCCTGCACAGCTTATACAAATTTGGATATCCGGGATGGAGGAAGCGGGTGCTTGATGTGGTACGGTGATCTGATTGACATAAGATACTTTGCTGAAAACGGGCAAGACATTTATATAAGAATGGCCGCTTCAGAACTAG ATCATGAAGACGATACAAAGATCAACGCTCAATACTCTGAATCCAATGTGAAGAAAATGAGGATCATAGTAACCAGTATCGTGTTGTCTACTGGACTGCTGATCCTGGGCCTTGCCCTGCTCTATGTTTGGAAGAAGAAGTGTAAAAAAGATG GAAAACTGAGGTCCAACcaaaaggaagacctagagttACCATTATTTGACTTAAGTGATGTCGTTTGTGCTAccagtgatttttcaaaccacaATAAGCTTGGAGAAGGTGGTTTCGGATCTGTCTTTAAG GGTACATTGAAAGATGGACAAGAAATAGCTGTGAAAAGGCTCTCCAAACATTCGAGACAAGGACTCAATGAGTTCAAGAATGAGGTTACACATATTGCCAAACTTCAGCACCGGAATCTAGTGAAGCTTCTAGGATGCTGCATTCAAGAAGACGAGATGATGCTGATCTACGAGTTCATGCCTAATAAAAGCTTAGACTTCTTTATTTTCG ATCAAAGAAAAAGCATCTTACTAGATTGGCCTAAGCGTTTTGACATTATTAATGGGATTGCTCGGGGGCTCctctatcttcatcaagattctAGACTGAGAGTAATTCATCGAGATCTCAAAGGCGGTAACATTCTATTGGATGGTGAGTTTAATGCAAAAATTTCAGACTTTGGCCTGGCAAGAAGTTTTGGAGGAAATGAAACTTCGGCTAAGACGAAGAAAGTGGTTGGAACATA TGGTTACATGTCCCCAGAATACGCCATCGATGGGTGCTACTCGATAAAATCCGATGTCTATAGCTTTGGTGTTATGGTGCTCGAGATAGTGAATGGGAAGAGGAACAGAGGATTTTCTCATCCAGGCCACAACCTCAACTTGCTAGGACAT GCATGGAATTTATACACAGAAGGCATGTCTAATGAACTGCTTGATACATCAGTAGGAGACTCTAGTAATCAACATGAAGTTCTGCGATCAATCCATGTGGGTCTTTTATGTGTGCAACGAAATCCGGAAGATAGGCCAAGTATGCTAGCTGCAGTTCTGATGTTGAGTGGTGAAAGTGCATTGCCTCAACCTCAAAAACCTGGTTTTTATAGTGAAAGGGATCTAGATGACAACAATGTTGATCCTTGTGCAAACAAGGTTACATTTTCAGCTAATGAAGTCAGTTTTTCACTACTCGAAGCTCGATAG
- the LOC103445782 gene encoding G-type lectin S-receptor-like serine/threonine-protein kinase At4g27290 isoform X3, which yields MTADDATSTFQSIADGETIVSDGGTFELGFFSPGALKNRYVGIWYKKISVTTIVWVANRDTPVTDSSGVLKVTNPGLLVLLSHNMSTVWSSNTSRTAQNPVARLLDSGNLVVIDGSDVDPENYLWQSFDYPGDTFLPGAKLGRNTVTGFNWHFRSWKSPQDPSHGNYTYQLGPKGYAEKFVREGSVIKFRSGPWTGVHFQFSGTPQLNTNPIYTYSLVSEPDEIYYSYKLHNNSILSRVVLTSDGIVRRYTWIDRTKGWLLQLIAQIDNCDNYALCGVYGACNIEKAPVCSCLKGFKPKYPKEWDLVDWSNGCVRNAPLNCSGDVFIQYSGIKLPSTEQSWHNRSMNLKECEMVCRKNCSCTAYTNLDIRDGGSGCLMWYGDLIDIRYFAENGQDIYIRMAASELDHEDDTKINAQYSESNVKKMRIIVTSIVLSTGLLILGLALLYVWKKKCKKDGKLRSNQKEDLELPLFDLSDVVCATSDFSNHNKLGEGGFGSVFKGTLKDGQEIAVKRLSKHSRQGLNEFKNEVTHIAKLQHRNLVKLLGCCIQEDEMMLIYEFMPNKSLDFFIFDQRKSILLDWPKRFDIINGIARGLLYLHQDSRLRVIHRDLKGGNILLDGEFNAKISDFGLARSFGGNETSAKTKKVVGTYGYMSPEYAIDGCYSIKSDVYSFGVMVLEIVNGKRNRGFSHPGHNLNLLGHAWNLYTEGMSNELLDTSVGDSSNQHEVLRSIHVGLLCVQRNPEDRPSMLAAVLMLSGESALPQPQKPGFYSERDLDDNNVDPCANKVTFSANEVSFSLLEAR from the exons ATGACAG CCGATGACGCCACAAGCACATTTCAGTCCATTGCAGATGGTGAGACCATAGTCTCAGATGGTGGCACCTTTGAGCTTGGTTTTTTCAGTCCCGGTGCTTTGAAAAACCGCTACGTTGGGATATGGTACAAGAAGATATCTGTTACAACCATTGTATGGGTTGCCAACAGAGACACACCCGTCACTGATTCATCCGGCGTTCTGAAGGTCACCAACCCCGGACTTCTTGTCCTTCTCAGCCACAATATGAGCACGGTTTGGTCCTCCAACACATCGAGAACTGCACAGAATCCAGTGGCACGTCTTTTGGATTCGGGTAATCTTGTCGTCATAGATGGGAGTGATGTTGACCCTGAGAATTATCTGTGGCAAAGTTTTGACTACCCGGGCGATACATTCTTACCAGGTGCAAAGCTTGGTAGGAACACAGTTACAGGCTTCAATTGGCATTTTAGATCATGGAAAAGTCCTCAGGATCCTTCTCATGGAAATTATACATATCAACTTGGTCCCAAAGGATATGCAGAAAAATTTGTGAGGGAAGGTTCAGTCATAAAATTTCGGTCTGGACCATGGACTGGAGTCCATTTCCAGTTCAGTGGAACGCCTCAGTTAAATACAAACCCCATATACACATACAGTCTTGTTTCTGAGCCTGATGAAATTTACTATAGTTACAAGCTTCACAACAACTCTATCCTTTCGAGGGTGGTGTTAACTTCAGATGGAATTGTGCGGCGCTACACATGGATTGATAGAACCAAAGGTTGGCTGCTTCAACTAATAGCACAAATTGATAACTGTGACAACTATGCATTATGTGGTGTATATGGTGCATGTAACATTGAAAAGGCCCCGGTATGTAGCTGCTTGAAAGGATTTAAACCAAAGTATCCTAAAGAATGGGATTTGGTGGATTGGTCTAATGGCTGTGTGAGAAATGCTCCGCTGAATTGCAGTGGAGACGTGTTCATACAGTACTCGGGGATCAAATTGCCTAGCACAGAACAGTCCTGGCATAACAGAAGCATGAACCTCAAGGAATGTGAGATGGTGTGCAGAAAGAACTGCTCCTGCACAGCTTATACAAATTTGGATATCCGGGATGGAGGAAGCGGGTGCTTGATGTGGTACGGTGATCTGATTGACATAAGATACTTTGCTGAAAACGGGCAAGACATTTATATAAGAATGGCCGCTTCAGAACTAG ATCATGAAGACGATACAAAGATCAACGCTCAATACTCTGAATCCAATGTGAAGAAAATGAGGATCATAGTAACCAGTATCGTGTTGTCTACTGGACTGCTGATCCTGGGCCTTGCCCTGCTCTATGTTTGGAAGAAGAAGTGTAAAAAAGATG GAAAACTGAGGTCCAACcaaaaggaagacctagagttACCATTATTTGACTTAAGTGATGTCGTTTGTGCTAccagtgatttttcaaaccacaATAAGCTTGGAGAAGGTGGTTTCGGATCTGTCTTTAAG GGTACATTGAAAGATGGACAAGAAATAGCTGTGAAAAGGCTCTCCAAACATTCGAGACAAGGACTCAATGAGTTCAAGAATGAGGTTACACATATTGCCAAACTTCAGCACCGGAATCTAGTGAAGCTTCTAGGATGCTGCATTCAAGAAGACGAGATGATGCTGATCTACGAGTTCATGCCTAATAAAAGCTTAGACTTCTTTATTTTCG ATCAAAGAAAAAGCATCTTACTAGATTGGCCTAAGCGTTTTGACATTATTAATGGGATTGCTCGGGGGCTCctctatcttcatcaagattctAGACTGAGAGTAATTCATCGAGATCTCAAAGGCGGTAACATTCTATTGGATGGTGAGTTTAATGCAAAAATTTCAGACTTTGGCCTGGCAAGAAGTTTTGGAGGAAATGAAACTTCGGCTAAGACGAAGAAAGTGGTTGGAACATA TGGTTACATGTCCCCAGAATACGCCATCGATGGGTGCTACTCGATAAAATCCGATGTCTATAGCTTTGGTGTTATGGTGCTCGAGATAGTGAATGGGAAGAGGAACAGAGGATTTTCTCATCCAGGCCACAACCTCAACTTGCTAGGACAT GCATGGAATTTATACACAGAAGGCATGTCTAATGAACTGCTTGATACATCAGTAGGAGACTCTAGTAATCAACATGAAGTTCTGCGATCAATCCATGTGGGTCTTTTATGTGTGCAACGAAATCCGGAAGATAGGCCAAGTATGCTAGCTGCAGTTCTGATGTTGAGTGGTGAAAGTGCATTGCCTCAACCTCAAAAACCTGGTTTTTATAGTGAAAGGGATCTAGATGACAACAATGTTGATCCTTGTGCAAACAAGGTTACATTTTCAGCTAATGAAGTCAGTTTTTCACTACTCGAAGCTCGATAG